In Lautropia mirabilis, one DNA window encodes the following:
- a CDS encoding RNA recognition motif domain-containing protein, producing the protein MSTKIYVGNLPWRTTDVQLTQLFAAHGDVLSVRIISDRDTGRSRGFAFVTMASAPAAQAAIAALHGSLLEGRTLVVNEANNQGGRPGSRPTGPRTHEDA; encoded by the coding sequence ATGTCCACCAAGATCTACGTCGGTAATTTGCCATGGCGCACCACGGATGTGCAGCTGACCCAGCTGTTCGCTGCCCATGGTGATGTCCTCAGTGTCCGCATCATCTCCGACCGGGATACCGGCCGGTCGAGAGGGTTTGCCTTTGTCACCATGGCCAGCGCGCCGGCAGCCCAGGCAGCCATTGCCGCCCTGCACGGCTCGTTGCTGGAAGGGCGCACGCTGGTGGTCAACGAGGCCAACAACCAGGGCGGTCGCCCGGGGTCTCGCCCGACTGGCCCTCGCACGCACGAAGACGCATGA
- a CDS encoding DUF1330 domain-containing protein, producing MAAYVIADIAGVTDAEKIAAYRELSTRATAAGGGRFVARGGQVDVFEGNWKPERIVIIRFDDMDAARRYYDSEQYRQARATRAGATAQFNMICVEGLD from the coding sequence ATGGCAGCCTACGTGATCGCCGACATCGCCGGTGTCACCGACGCCGAGAAGATCGCCGCCTACCGCGAACTCTCCACCCGGGCCACCGCGGCCGGGGGCGGGCGTTTCGTCGCCCGGGGCGGGCAGGTGGATGTCTTCGAGGGCAACTGGAAACCCGAGCGCATCGTCATCATCCGTTTCGATGACATGGACGCGGCCCGCCGGTACTATGATTCGGAGCAGTACCGCCAGGCCCGCGCCACGCGGGCAGGCGCAACCGCACAGTTCAACATGATCTGTGTTGAAGGCTTAGATTGA
- a CDS encoding electron transfer flavoprotein-ubiquinone oxidoreductase: MERDESVVEIERDSMEFDVVIVGAGPAGLATAIRLKQLAAEKNQEINVCVLEKGAEVGAHILAGAVIDPESLTELLPDWKKDGAPLQTEVTHDEVLFLTATGTLRTPEWAIPPGMKNHGAYIGSAAQLVRWLGEQAEALGVEVYPGFPAARILYGDEGQVRGVITGDMGVGRDGKPTDAFQPGMELLGRYVVFAEGSRGHLGRELMERFQLEAESDPQSYGIGIKELWEVPPEKFRPGLVVHTAGWPLDNATYGGGFIYHFGENLVAAGYVVGLNYQNPYLSPFEEFQRWKTHPALRDTFEGGRRLEYGARAITAGGINALPKLVFPGGCLVGCEAGFLNAARIKGVHSAIKSGMLAAESIAQALAEGRSHDVLQGYPEAFRQSPLHEELWKTRNFKAAMGKGLVLGSLLVGLDQVVFRGKLPFTLHVKKADHCYLKPASECQPIEYPKPDGRITFDRMSSVFISNANHDENQPSHLRLKDPEVPVAVNLARYAGPEARYCPAGVYEFVEHEDGSGLKLQINASNCVHCKTCDIKDPTQNIVWTTPEGGGGPNYSSM, translated from the coding sequence ATGGAGCGAGATGAATCCGTCGTCGAGATCGAACGCGACTCGATGGAATTCGATGTCGTGATCGTCGGCGCCGGACCGGCCGGCCTGGCCACCGCCATCCGGCTCAAGCAGCTGGCGGCCGAGAAGAACCAGGAGATCAACGTCTGTGTGCTCGAGAAAGGGGCCGAGGTGGGTGCCCATATCCTGGCGGGCGCCGTCATCGATCCGGAATCCCTCACCGAGCTGCTGCCCGACTGGAAGAAGGATGGCGCCCCGCTGCAGACCGAGGTCACGCACGACGAGGTGCTGTTCCTGACGGCCACAGGCACCCTGCGCACGCCGGAATGGGCCATCCCGCCGGGCATGAAGAACCATGGGGCCTACATCGGCAGTGCAGCGCAGCTGGTGCGCTGGCTGGGCGAGCAGGCCGAGGCGCTGGGCGTGGAGGTCTACCCGGGCTTTCCGGCAGCCCGCATCCTGTATGGCGACGAGGGCCAGGTGCGTGGCGTGATCACGGGCGACATGGGCGTCGGCCGTGATGGCAAGCCCACCGACGCCTTCCAGCCGGGCATGGAGCTGCTGGGCCGGTACGTGGTGTTCGCCGAGGGCTCGCGCGGGCACCTGGGGCGCGAGCTGATGGAGCGCTTCCAGCTGGAGGCCGAGTCCGACCCCCAGAGCTATGGCATCGGCATCAAGGAGCTGTGGGAGGTCCCACCCGAGAAGTTCCGCCCGGGACTGGTCGTGCACACGGCGGGCTGGCCGCTGGACAATGCCACCTACGGGGGCGGCTTCATCTACCACTTCGGCGAGAATCTGGTGGCCGCCGGCTACGTGGTGGGCCTCAATTACCAGAACCCCTATCTGTCACCCTTCGAGGAATTCCAGCGCTGGAAGACGCACCCGGCGCTGCGTGACACCTTCGAGGGCGGCCGTCGCCTGGAGTACGGCGCGCGCGCCATCACGGCTGGCGGCATCAACGCCCTGCCGAAGCTGGTCTTCCCGGGCGGCTGTCTGGTGGGCTGCGAGGCGGGCTTCCTGAACGCGGCCCGCATCAAGGGCGTGCATTCAGCCATCAAGAGCGGCATGCTGGCGGCCGAGAGCATCGCGCAGGCCCTGGCCGAGGGCCGCAGCCACGACGTGCTGCAGGGCTACCCCGAGGCCTTCCGCCAGTCGCCGCTGCACGAGGAGCTCTGGAAGACGCGCAACTTCAAGGCGGCCATGGGCAAGGGCCTGGTGCTGGGCAGCCTGCTGGTGGGGCTGGACCAGGTGGTGTTCCGGGGCAAGCTGCCGTTCACCCTGCACGTGAAGAAGGCCGACCACTGTTATCTGAAGCCGGCCAGCGAATGTCAACCCATCGAGTACCCGAAGCCCGATGGCAGGATCACCTTCGACCGGATGTCGTCGGTGTTCATCTCCAATGCCAACCACGACGAGAACCAGCCGTCGCACCTGCGCCTGAAGGACCCCGAGGTGCCGGTGGCGGTGAACCTGGCCCGCTACGCCGGGCCCGAGGCGCGCTACTGTCCGGCCGGCGTCTACGAGTTCGTCGAGCATGAGGACGGCAGCGGGCTGAAGCTGCAGATCAACGCGTCGAACTGCGTGCACTGCAAGACCTGCGACATCAAGGATCCGACGCAGAACATCGTCTGGACAACGCCGGAAGGCGGCGGCGGCCCGAACTACAGCAGCATGTAA
- a CDS encoding carbonic anhydrase yields MIPAHEALKILQAGNSRFVAGLGGVSLATNQARRSQLIMKQTPFAVLLGCADSRVPAELVFDQGLGELFVIRVAGNIVAPSQIGSVEFAVERFSTRLVVVLGHSNCGAISATLDELKLPAKGRSPNLRAVVDRIRPSIEPLLETELANDPERLKRHAVRANIRHAANHLRHGSPILEHWIAHEGLLVVGAEYSLETGIVEFFDGMPDIAPPAVPGLPSAA; encoded by the coding sequence ATGATTCCAGCCCACGAAGCCCTCAAGATCCTTCAGGCTGGCAACAGCCGTTTCGTCGCCGGCTTGGGGGGCGTCTCACTGGCCACCAACCAGGCGCGCCGCTCCCAGCTCATCATGAAGCAGACGCCCTTCGCCGTGCTGCTGGGCTGTGCGGACTCCCGCGTGCCAGCCGAGCTGGTCTTCGATCAGGGGCTGGGCGAGCTGTTCGTCATCCGCGTGGCCGGCAACATCGTGGCGCCTTCGCAGATCGGCAGCGTCGAGTTTGCCGTCGAGCGTTTCAGCACCCGGCTGGTGGTGGTGCTGGGCCATTCCAACTGTGGTGCCATCTCGGCCACGCTGGATGAGCTGAAGCTGCCCGCCAAGGGGCGTTCCCCCAACCTGCGTGCCGTGGTGGACCGCATTCGCCCATCCATCGAACCCCTGCTGGAAACCGAGCTGGCCAACGATCCGGAGCGGCTGAAGCGGCATGCGGTACGCGCCAACATCCGCCACGCGGCCAACCACCTGCGGCACGGCTCCCCCATCCTCGAACACTGGATCGCGCATGAGGGGCTGCTGGTGGTCGGGGCCGAATACTCGCTGGAGACCGGTATCGTCGAATTCTTCGACGGCATGCCGGACATCGCGCCCCCGGCGGTACCGGGGCTGCCGTCGGCCGCCTGA
- the lexA gene encoding transcriptional repressor LexA: MRPLTARQREVLAQIQAHLDQTGFPPTRAEIASALGFRSVNAAEDHLKALARKGMIELCAGTSRGIRLLPAAEGSLEGAIHPAASGTAGHATARGANGTTLTRGGRSVTVRGLGAGAMERAAAAGLLGSSPSISLPLVGRVAAGHPILAESHIEASFTLDASLFERHPDYLLRIRGDSMRDAGMLDGDLLAVKATSDAHNGQIVVARLGQEVTVKRLHRNGLNGPVELLPENPAYEPIVVPVGTRDFHIEGIGVGLIRQRPPR, translated from the coding sequence ATGCGCCCCCTCACCGCCCGGCAACGGGAAGTCCTTGCCCAGATCCAAGCGCATCTTGACCAGACCGGCTTTCCCCCCACCCGGGCGGAAATCGCCAGTGCGCTGGGCTTCCGGTCGGTCAATGCCGCTGAAGATCACCTGAAGGCGCTGGCCCGCAAGGGCATGATCGAACTCTGTGCCGGCACCTCGCGCGGCATCCGCCTGCTGCCGGCCGCCGAAGGTTCCCTGGAAGGCGCGATCCACCCTGCCGCTTCCGGCACGGCCGGTCATGCCACGGCCAGGGGAGCCAACGGCACCACGCTCACCCGGGGCGGGCGCAGCGTGACGGTGCGCGGGCTGGGTGCAGGCGCCATGGAGCGCGCCGCGGCGGCCGGGCTGCTGGGCAGCAGCCCCAGCATCTCGCTACCCCTGGTGGGGCGCGTGGCGGCCGGGCACCCCATCCTGGCCGAAAGCCACATCGAGGCCAGCTTCACGCTCGATGCCAGCCTTTTCGAGCGCCACCCCGACTATCTGCTGCGCATCCGTGGCGACAGCATGCGCGATGCGGGCATGCTGGATGGCGACCTGCTGGCAGTCAAGGCCACCTCCGACGCACACAATGGCCAGATCGTCGTGGCCCGCCTGGGACAGGAAGTCACCGTCAAGCGGCTGCACCGAAACGGGCTCAATGGCCCCGTGGAACTGCTGCCGGAGAATCCCGCCTATGAACCCATCGTCGTGCCTGTCGGCACCCGGGACTTCCATATCGAGGGCATCGGCGTGGGGCTGATCCGTCAGCGCCCCCCGCGCTGA
- the hslO gene encoding Hsp33 family molecular chaperone HslO, with protein MDSLIRFGFNGRVRGQVVRLDKSWLPIVTHHQRYGERDVPPTVRERLGELTAAGLLLASSLKFDGSLLLQIQGTGPARLFVAECQADGRFRATVKLQDGTAIPHDASFGDLVNPDGNGRFAVTLLPASNSSDASKGLDNPYQGIIPFEGDTVAEVLENYMSLSEQLPSRLWLGANEQSAFGLLLQVMPGTSDQLATDDEEGRMLWEQVQALADTLTREEMLTLPPEEVLRRLFWETDIRAFDQKKPRFQCTCSREKVAGMLKMLGRAEVESILEEQEGAIQVNCEFCRLPYRFDTQQVAALFADPQADEKTSVS; from the coding sequence ATGGATTCCCTGATTCGATTCGGATTCAACGGGCGGGTGCGTGGCCAGGTGGTGCGGCTGGACAAGAGCTGGCTGCCCATCGTCACCCATCACCAGCGCTACGGCGAGCGTGACGTGCCACCCACGGTGCGCGAGCGGCTGGGTGAGCTGACCGCGGCCGGGCTGCTGCTGGCCTCGTCGTTGAAGTTCGACGGCAGCCTGCTGCTGCAGATCCAGGGCACCGGGCCGGCGCGGCTCTTCGTGGCGGAATGCCAGGCCGACGGGCGCTTTCGCGCCACGGTAAAGCTGCAGGACGGCACGGCCATCCCGCACGATGCCTCTTTTGGCGATCTGGTGAATCCGGACGGCAATGGCCGTTTTGCGGTGACGCTGCTGCCAGCCAGCAACAGCTCGGACGCATCCAAGGGGCTGGACAACCCCTACCAGGGCATCATCCCCTTCGAGGGGGACACGGTGGCCGAGGTGCTGGAAAACTACATGAGCCTGTCGGAGCAGCTGCCGTCACGGCTCTGGCTGGGCGCCAACGAGCAGAGCGCCTTCGGGCTGCTGCTGCAGGTGATGCCGGGCACGTCCGACCAGCTGGCCACCGACGATGAGGAAGGCCGGATGCTGTGGGAGCAGGTGCAGGCACTGGCCGACACGCTGACCCGAGAAGAGATGCTGACGCTGCCGCCCGAGGAAGTGCTGCGCCGCCTCTTCTGGGAGACGGACATCCGCGCCTTCGACCAGAAGAAGCCCCGCTTCCAGTGCACGTGTTCGCGCGAGAAGGTGGCAGGCATGCTGAAGATGCTGGGCCGCGCGGAGGTGGAGAGCATCCTGGAGGAGCAGGAAGGCGCCATCCAGGTGAACTGCGAGTTCTGCCGGCTGCCGTACCGCTTCGACACGCAGCAGGTGGCAGCGCTGTTTGCCGATCCGCAGGCAGACGAAAAAACGTCAGTGTCGTGA
- a CDS encoding YbhB/YbcL family Raf kinase inhibitor-like protein: MKVRSDSFVAGQPLPDALAFARPDPSSRVTLSDNRNPHLAWEDVPEGTRSFAVLCIDHDAPSRPDDVNHPDREVPADLPRVEFMHWTLIDLPPELRSVGEGVYSSEVSPRGKPGPELPDGTRQGVNDYTAWFAADHDMNGDYYGYDGPCPPWNDALPHRYDFIVHALDVERLPIEGRFDGRQAIELIKRHSLGSASVGGTYTLNARLRATQAGR, from the coding sequence ATGAAAGTACGCAGTGACTCCTTCGTGGCTGGCCAGCCGCTGCCTGATGCGCTGGCCTTCGCGCGACCCGATCCCTCCTCGCGGGTAACCCTTTCCGACAATCGCAACCCGCACCTGGCCTGGGAGGATGTGCCCGAGGGCACCCGTTCCTTTGCCGTGCTGTGCATCGACCATGACGCACCTTCGCGGCCCGACGACGTGAATCACCCGGACCGTGAAGTGCCGGCCGACCTGCCGCGCGTGGAATTCATGCACTGGACGCTCATCGACCTGCCGCCCGAGCTTCGTTCGGTGGGCGAGGGCGTGTATTCCAGCGAGGTCTCGCCGCGTGGCAAGCCGGGGCCGGAGCTGCCTGACGGCACCCGCCAGGGCGTGAACGACTACACGGCCTGGTTTGCTGCCGATCATGACATGAACGGCGACTATTACGGCTACGATGGCCCGTGCCCGCCGTGGAACGATGCGCTGCCGCACCGCTATGACTTCATCGTGCATGCGCTGGATGTGGAGCGCCTGCCCATTGAAGGGCGTTTTGACGGCCGTCAGGCCATCGAGCTGATCAAGCGGCACAGCCTGGGATCGGCCAGCGTGGGCGGCACCTATACGCTGAATGCCCGCCTGCGGGCCACGCAGGCAGGTCGCTGA
- a CDS encoding CTP synthase, whose translation MTKYVFVTGGVVSSLGKGIAAASMAALLESRGVNVTLMKLDPYINVDPGTMSPFQHGEVFVTEDGAETDLDLGHYERFVSARMRRSNNFTTGQIYDSVIRKERRGEYLGRTVQVIPHITNEIQAFVERGAGVGTPAEAEVAIVEIGGTVGDIESLPFLEAARQMSLKVGRGNACFVHLTLVPFLGKAGELKTKPTQHSLQELRKIGIQADMVLCRADRAIPDDERAKISLFSNIPVDSVISVRDSDSIYKIPRMLHEQKVDDILVDLLKLDRPPADLSVWDTLIQRLEHPRHHVRIAMVGKYVDLTESYKSLTEALVHAGMHTSTRIAIDYLDSEQIEREGTAMLANYDAILVPGGFGKRGVEGKIRAIQFAREHKVPFLGICLGMQLAVVEYARHVAGLTDANSTEFALDTPHPVIALITEWTDRSGNVEKRDHSSGLGGTMRLGAQRCPVRSGTLLASIYGDSVYERHRHRFEVNNDYVDRLQAAGLTIAARTPVEGLTETVELPTAGEHAHPWFLGVQFHPEFTSTPRHGHPLFIAYIKAALAHASEQRAQQSAAGDSQASQEKHS comes from the coding sequence ATGACCAAATATGTATTTGTCACCGGCGGCGTGGTCTCGTCCCTGGGCAAGGGCATAGCCGCCGCCTCGATGGCCGCGCTCCTGGAGTCGCGGGGGGTCAACGTCACGTTGATGAAGCTTGATCCCTACATCAACGTCGACCCGGGCACCATGAGCCCGTTCCAGCACGGCGAGGTCTTCGTCACCGAGGACGGCGCCGAGACCGACCTGGACCTGGGCCACTACGAGCGCTTCGTCTCAGCGCGCATGCGCCGCTCCAACAACTTCACCACCGGTCAGATCTACGACTCCGTCATCCGCAAGGAACGTCGGGGCGAGTACCTGGGCCGCACGGTGCAGGTCATCCCGCACATCACCAACGAGATCCAGGCCTTCGTCGAGCGTGGCGCAGGTGTGGGCACCCCGGCCGAGGCCGAGGTCGCCATCGTCGAGATTGGCGGTACCGTGGGTGACATCGAATCCCTGCCGTTCCTCGAGGCCGCCCGGCAGATGAGCCTGAAGGTCGGACGCGGCAACGCCTGCTTCGTGCATCTCACGCTGGTGCCCTTCCTGGGCAAGGCCGGCGAGCTCAAGACCAAGCCCACCCAGCACTCGCTGCAGGAGCTGCGCAAGATCGGCATCCAGGCTGACATGGTGCTGTGCCGGGCCGACCGCGCCATCCCTGACGACGAGCGCGCCAAGATCTCGCTCTTTTCCAACATCCCGGTGGATTCGGTCATCTCCGTGCGTGATTCCGACTCCATCTACAAGATCCCGCGCATGCTGCACGAGCAGAAGGTCGACGACATCCTCGTCGATCTGCTCAAGCTCGACCGTCCGCCCGCAGACCTGAGCGTCTGGGACACCCTCATCCAGCGGCTGGAGCATCCGCGCCACCACGTGCGCATTGCCATGGTCGGCAAGTACGTCGACCTCACCGAGTCCTACAAGTCGCTGACCGAGGCGCTGGTGCATGCCGGCATGCACACCTCCACCCGCATCGCCATCGACTACCTCGATTCCGAGCAGATCGAGCGTGAAGGCACCGCCATGCTGGCCAACTACGACGCCATCCTGGTGCCGGGCGGCTTCGGCAAGCGCGGTGTCGAGGGCAAGATCCGGGCCATCCAGTTTGCCCGCGAGCACAAGGTGCCGTTCCTGGGCATCTGCCTGGGCATGCAGCTGGCCGTGGTCGAATACGCGCGCCACGTGGCAGGGCTGACGGATGCCAACAGCACCGAGTTCGCGCTCGATACCCCGCATCCGGTCATCGCGCTCATCACCGAATGGACCGACCGCAGCGGCAACGTCGAGAAGCGGGACCACAGCTCCGGCTTGGGCGGCACCATGCGGCTGGGCGCACAGCGCTGCCCGGTGCGCTCCGGCACGCTGCTGGCCAGCATCTACGGCGACTCGGTCTACGAGCGTCACCGTCACCGCTTCGAGGTCAACAACGACTACGTCGACCGCCTGCAGGCGGCAGGGCTCACCATCGCGGCCCGCACCCCGGTCGAGGGCCTGACCGAGACGGTCGAGCTGCCCACCGCTGGCGAGCATGCGCATCCGTGGTTCCTGGGCGTGCAGTTCCACCCCGAGTTCACGTCCACCCCGCGTCATGGGCATCCGCTCTTCATCGCCTACATCAAGGCGGCGCTGGCTCATGCCAGCGAGCAGCGTGCCCAGCAGTCGGCGGCTGGTGACAGCCAGGCCTCGCAGGAGAAACATTCATGA
- the kdsA gene encoding 3-deoxy-8-phosphooctulonate synthase: MKIAGRPAGLDQPFFLLAGPCAIESLQLALDTAGQLKEICAELDIPFVYKSSFDKANRSSGKSFRGPGLEGGLKVLAEVKRQIGVPVVTDVHEIDQIKPVAEVVDVLQTPAFLCRQTDFINAVAASGRPVNIKKGQFLAPHDMKQVVAKARAAAKEAGVDEDCVMVCERGASFGYNNLVSDMRSLAIMRETGCPVVFDATHSVQLPGGQGDRSGGQREFIPVLARAAVATGVAGLFMETHPDPEHALSDGPNAWPLARMHDLLATLKELDAVVKRQGFAELDLAG; encoded by the coding sequence ATGAAGATCGCCGGACGCCCCGCCGGGCTTGACCAGCCCTTCTTCCTGCTGGCCGGGCCGTGCGCCATCGAGTCCCTGCAGCTGGCACTCGACACCGCCGGCCAGCTCAAGGAAATCTGCGCCGAGCTGGATATCCCCTTCGTCTACAAGTCGTCGTTCGACAAGGCCAACCGCAGCTCGGGCAAATCCTTCCGGGGACCGGGGCTTGAGGGCGGGCTGAAGGTGCTGGCCGAGGTCAAGCGCCAGATCGGCGTGCCCGTCGTCACCGATGTCCACGAGATCGACCAGATCAAACCCGTGGCCGAGGTGGTGGACGTGCTTCAGACGCCGGCCTTCCTGTGCCGCCAGACCGACTTCATCAACGCCGTGGCCGCCAGCGGCCGGCCCGTCAACATCAAGAAGGGCCAGTTTCTCGCCCCGCACGACATGAAGCAGGTCGTGGCCAAGGCCCGTGCCGCCGCGAAGGAGGCCGGGGTCGACGAAGACTGCGTCATGGTCTGCGAGCGGGGTGCCAGCTTCGGCTACAACAACCTCGTCTCCGACATGCGCTCGCTGGCCATCATGCGCGAGACCGGCTGCCCGGTGGTCTTTGACGCCACCCACTCGGTCCAGCTGCCGGGCGGGCAGGGCGACCGCTCCGGTGGCCAGCGCGAGTTCATCCCCGTGCTGGCGCGGGCGGCCGTGGCCACCGGCGTGGCCGGCCTCTTCATGGAAACCCACCCCGATCCGGAACACGCCCTGTCCGACGGCCCCAATGCCTGGCCGCTGGCCCGCATGCACGACCTGCTGGCCACGCTGAAGGAACTGGACGCCGTGGTGAAGCGCCAGGGCTTTGCCGAACTGGACCTGGCCGGCTGA
- the ftsB gene encoding cell division protein FtsB: MRLLFVVLVGLLVLIQYPLWLGQGSWSRVWRLDQSLALQREVNAGKRLRNEGLEAEVEDLKSGRSAVEERARYGLGMVKPDEIFVQINPAPDSPATGH; encoded by the coding sequence ATGCGCCTGCTCTTCGTCGTCCTTGTCGGTCTGCTCGTACTCATCCAGTACCCGCTGTGGCTGGGCCAGGGCAGCTGGTCGCGTGTCTGGCGCCTGGATCAGTCATTGGCCCTGCAGCGTGAGGTCAACGCCGGCAAGCGCCTGCGCAACGAGGGCCTGGAGGCCGAGGTCGAGGACCTGAAATCCGGCCGCTCTGCCGTCGAGGAACGCGCCCGCTATGGCCTGGGCATGGTCAAGCCGGACGAGATCTTCGTGCAGATCAACCCGGCTCCCGATTCACCGGCCACCGGGCATTGA
- the eno gene encoding phosphopyruvate hydratase: protein MSTIVDIIGREIIDSRGNPTVECDVLLESGVMGRAAVPSGASTGSREAIELRDNDAKRYGGKGVLKAVENINTEISEAVLGLDATEQAYVDRTLIELDGTDNKANLGANAMLAVSMAVARAAAEESGLPLYRYFGGSGQMSLPVPMMNVINGGAHANNNLDLQEFMIIPLGAPTFREALRYGAETFHALKKLINDAGMPTSVGDEGGFAPSVDHHEAALQLIVKAIEKAGYRPGEDIALGLDCASSEFYKDGKYHLAGEKKVLTAPEFTKLLSDWVAKYPIISIEDGMAENDWDGWKHLTERLGDKVQLVGDDLFVTNTKILREGIDKGIANSILIKVNQIGTLTETFAAIELAKTHGYTAVVSHRSGETEDTTIADIAVATNALQIKTGSMSRSDRIAKYNQLLRIEEDLGETAVYPGRDAFYSIRRR from the coding sequence ATGAGTACAATCGTCGACATTATCGGGCGTGAGATCATCGACTCGCGCGGCAACCCCACCGTCGAGTGCGATGTCCTGCTCGAATCCGGTGTGATGGGTCGTGCCGCCGTGCCGTCCGGTGCTTCCACCGGCTCCCGCGAAGCCATCGAACTGCGTGACAACGACGCCAAGCGCTACGGCGGCAAGGGCGTGCTGAAGGCGGTCGAGAACATCAACACCGAAATCTCCGAGGCCGTGCTGGGCCTGGATGCCACTGAACAGGCCTACGTCGACCGTACCCTGATCGAGCTGGACGGTACCGACAACAAGGCCAACCTGGGCGCCAACGCCATGCTGGCCGTGTCCATGGCCGTGGCCCGTGCCGCTGCCGAGGAATCCGGCCTGCCGCTGTATCGCTACTTCGGTGGCTCGGGCCAGATGTCGCTGCCCGTGCCGATGATGAACGTCATCAACGGCGGCGCCCACGCCAACAACAACCTCGACCTGCAGGAATTCATGATCATCCCGCTGGGTGCCCCCACCTTCCGGGAAGCCCTGCGCTATGGTGCCGAGACCTTCCACGCGCTGAAAAAGCTCATCAATGACGCCGGCATGCCGACCTCGGTGGGTGACGAAGGCGGCTTCGCCCCGTCGGTCGATCACCACGAGGCGGCCCTGCAGCTGATCGTGAAGGCCATCGAGAAGGCCGGCTACCGTCCGGGCGAAGACATCGCCCTGGGTCTGGATTGCGCCTCCAGCGAGTTCTACAAGGACGGCAAATACCATCTGGCCGGTGAGAAGAAGGTTCTCACCGCGCCTGAGTTCACCAAGCTGCTGTCCGACTGGGTGGCCAAGTACCCGATCATCTCGATCGAGGACGGCATGGCCGAAAACGACTGGGATGGCTGGAAGCACCTGACCGAGCGCCTGGGCGACAAGGTCCAGCTGGTGGGCGACGACCTGTTCGTCACCAACACCAAGATCCTGCGCGAGGGCATCGACAAGGGCATCGCCAACTCGATCCTCATCAAGGTCAACCAGATCGGCACGCTGACCGAGACCTTCGCCGCCATCGAGCTGGCCAAGACCCACGGCTACACCGCCGTGGTCTCGCACCGCTCCGGTGAGACCGAGGACACGACCATCGCCGACATCGCCGTGGCCACCAACGCCCTGCAGATCAAGACCGGCTCGATGTCCCGCAGCGACCGTATCGCCAAGTACAACCAGCTGCTGCGCATCGAGGAAGATCTGGGCGAAACCGCCGTCTACCCGGGCCGCGACGCCTTCTACAGCATCCGTCGCCGCTGA
- a CDS encoding enoyl-CoA hydratase/isomerase family protein translates to MTEENVVIFEEPATADGRRIGHARLNAPASLNALSLAMVEQLLPRLKQWIRDPDIVAIVLDGAGSRAFSAGGDIRDLYHSIKEYGDRPNPYAQRFFFLEYALDYRIHTCTKPVLCWGHGIVMGGGLGLLAGASHRVVTPETRIAMPEISIGLFPDVGGSWFLSRLPGRAGLFLALTGAPMNASDALFSGMGDFCIDDSARDAVLADILKAHWGTDTAANKAQMTHLLDAHESKAERAPSNLRKHFDLIRKTVGMASLKDTAERLLALPTEGDEWLATAVDTFRRGSPTSAALAWELQHRCRHRSLADVFRIEYNVAISCCAAHDFAEGVRALLIDKDRSPKWDPPTLAAVEQKFIESHFRDHHDGAHPLSDWR, encoded by the coding sequence ATGACAGAAGAGAACGTGGTCATTTTCGAGGAACCCGCCACAGCCGATGGCCGGCGCATCGGTCATGCCCGCCTCAACGCACCGGCATCGCTGAACGCACTGTCACTGGCCATGGTCGAGCAGCTGCTGCCACGCCTCAAGCAATGGATCCGGGATCCGGACATCGTGGCCATCGTGCTGGATGGCGCCGGATCGCGCGCATTCAGTGCCGGCGGTGATATCCGGGACCTTTACCATTCCATCAAGGAATACGGAGACCGCCCCAACCCCTACGCGCAGCGCTTCTTCTTCCTGGAATACGCGCTGGACTATCGCATTCACACCTGCACGAAGCCGGTGCTCTGCTGGGGGCACGGCATCGTCATGGGGGGCGGCCTGGGCCTGCTGGCCGGCGCCTCGCACCGTGTGGTCACCCCCGAGACCCGCATCGCCATGCCCGAGATCAGCATCGGTCTCTTCCCTGACGTGGGGGGTAGCTGGTTCCTGAGCCGACTGCCGGGCCGGGCCGGGCTCTTCCTGGCACTGACTGGTGCGCCGATGAACGCCTCGGACGCGCTCTTTTCCGGCATGGGCGATTTCTGCATTGACGATTCGGCCCGCGATGCGGTGCTGGCCGATATCCTGAAGGCGCACTGGGGCACCGACACGGCGGCGAACAAGGCCCAGATGACCCACCTGCTGGATGCGCATGAAAGCAAGGCCGAACGCGCGCCGTCCAACCTGCGCAAGCACTTCGACCTCATTCGCAAGACCGTGGGCATGGCCAGCCTGAAAGACACGGCCGAGCGCCTGCTGGCCCTGCCCACCGAGGGCGACGAATGGCTGGCCACGGCCGTGGACACGTTCCGGCGCGGCAGCCCCACCTCGGCCGCGCTGGCCTGGGAACTGCAGCACCGCTGCCGTCACCGCTCGCTGGCCGACGTGTTCCGCATCGAGTACAACGTGGCCATCAGCTGCTGTGCGGCCCATGACTTTGCCGAGGGCGTGCGTGCACTGCTCATCGACAAGGACCGGTCGCCCAAATGGGATCCGCCCACGCTGGCCGCCGTGGAGCAGAAGTTCATCGAAAGCCACTTCCGCGACCACCACGACGGCGCACATCCGCTGTCGGACTGGCGCTGA